The stretch of DNA TGCAGAGGCCTGTGATTGATAGTAAACACCGGGTAAAATACTCAGTACTTTGTGTACTCTCCAATCTAAACCACCATGCGCTACATAGCGCCTTGCAAGTTGATCATCTCCACCGGAAATAAAATCTTCTTTTGGTGTGAATAAGTGAAACAAGCTAAAGCCGGTAAAAATGGTGAAGTTTTTGCTCAACATTCCACTGTAAAACAAACCTGCATTAAAATCACCATAGGTAGCACTGTTGTTATCAATATTTACACCGTTTTGTGTATCTCCAAATCCACGACCGTCCCATTCTGATGCAAAATCAAGATTCTGCTGATCTAAGCGTTTTTGAACATAACCGCCCTGAATTCCAAGAGATAATTGATGGTTGCCTTTAGAACCTAATCCTTTGTGGTATGCAACTGAAGCCATAACCTGAAGGTGATTCCAGGTTTTGTCGTTTTGCATATCATTGGAGATCATAAGTCCCGCTCCCAGCGCATCCATATTATTACCGCCAATAATAAAAGGCATATCGAATGATCCGGAAGGAGTTCTGAAAAGTCCTTGCCATTGGTCGCGATAAATACCCGCTATCCGGTAACTTCCATTTACCTTACCTGTTAAAGCAGGATTAAGTGTTAGCGGAGATGCATAAAATTGAGAATAGTGAATGTCCTGAGACTTTACTTCCTGGAGCCCAAATATTAAGAAGGCTGCCAGACTGACGATACTAATTTTGCTAAATGTCATTTTCTAAATCTTTCTTTAGAGGTTAAAATTATCGAATCAAACTTACATTTCCAGTAATTGGAGGCAATTCTTCTCCACTTGCGTTCAAAACTACAACATAATAAATATATGTCCCAACAGGTTGTGGTTTTCCGTTATATGTGCCGTCCCAGCCTGTAGAAGGGGAGTCGTTGTTGTAAACCAATTCGCCCCAGCGATTGAATATCTGAAATGTTTTTACAGTTGAGGCTCCAATTACATCGAAATATTGATTGTCTGCATTGTTACCGTTTGGCATGAATGCATTAGGAAGCGCATATTCGCTATTGACAAGCAATAATGTTGTGTCTTCTGCCACGCATCCCGAACTACTGTCTGTAACTACTACAGTATAAATATTTTGTTGTTCTTCTGGAGATACACTTGGTTCTGCTGCATTTGGATCAGTAAGGCTTTCGTCTTCAGGGTCAGCAGTCCATACGTAGCCATAATCTCCTGAACCATTGCCCGTAACTGTAAGTACTGAAGATTCTCCTAATTCAATAATATTAGGATCAGCACTTGCTTCTACTTCAAAAGGAACTTCTACTACACTAAATTCATCGATATAACTACAGTTGAATGAATCTACAGCTGTTAGTGAGTAATTGCCGTGTTCAGTAATGGTAATTGACTGTGTAGAATCTCCGGTAGACCAGGTGTATTCAATGTATGCGCTACCAGCATCAAAATTTGTTGTAAATTCTGAGCATGTATTAATGTCTTCCAGCTCAAGCGGAGTTTCAGGGTATTGCTCTACACTTATACTGTCAGATGTAGTACATCCATTTGCATCCGTAGCGGTAACAGTATATTGATCTGAAATACTGACATCTATCAATGCAGTGGTATCACCATTTGGAGCCCATTCATAAGAAACATATATAGAATCATCCACACCAATTGTTACTGATTCATTGTAACAGTACATTTGATCGGGGCCTAATTCGATTGGTGTAACATTAAATAATGAAACAGTTACAGAAGCCTGTGCTTCACAACCGTTACTGTCAACTACGCTTACACTGTATTGTCCAGGATCAGTAACTGTAATACTTTGTGTGTTTTCTTCACCTGGTAGCCAAAAATAAGTTGCAAAACCCGGACTTGCTTCCAAGGTAGCCGGTTCACCGTCACAAATTGCGGTTACACCTGAAATTTCTACTTCAGGATCAGCGAATTCAATAAAAACACTGTCAGTTCCAGGACAAGAAAATTCATTTACAACTGTAACACTATAGAGGTCTGTTGTATTGACACTTAATTGTGGTGCATTACTGCTTACAGGTCCCCATGTATAATCATAAACCAAAGGTGTTCCGGGGTTAAGTATGGTGCTTTGACCAATACAATAGCCTCTGTCAGGACCAAGGTCAACTGCAGGACCATTGTTATAAGTAATGTAAATACTGTCTTCTGAAGTACACCCACTGGTATCTGTTATTGTTAAGCTGTAAAGTCCTTCGCTGCTTACAGTAAAGGTAGGGTCTGTAGTAATTCCATCACTCCACAAAAAGTCAAAATCATTGGCCGGAATACCAGGGTCAAGTGTGTAAGTTGTTCCTTCACAAATTACAGTATCATTGCCGAGGTTAAGATCAGCAGCTTCATTTAGAAGGAGGTTTACACTGTCGCTTGATGCACAGCCTATAGTATCTACAACTGTAAGTGAGTATGTTCCAGAAACAAATGCACTAATAGTACTGTCATTAGATGCATTGCTCCAGTAGTAATCGTAATCTCCTGATGGCCCTTCAAGTACAAAAGAATCAATATCACAGATAATGGTGTCGTTGGGAAGATTAAAGTCAGGAGCTACTCCTTCCTTAAGGGTTACTGTATCAGAATTTGCACATCCAAATGAATCTGTTACTTCAACAAAATATTCCCCAGCGCTATAAGCTACAAGGAAACTGTCTGTTGATTCATCGTTCCAGAAGTAAGAAGTATAACCTTCCCCTGCATTCAGTGTAATTGAATCGATAAAGCAAACTATTGAATCCATTAAAATATTTACATCTGGAAGTTCATTGATTGCAACTGTAATATTAAATTCTTCAGAACAACCTGTTACTGAATCTTCAATCAATACATTATAGGTAGTTGTAGTGTCAGGGAATGCTGTTACTTCAGCACATGTTCCACATGTTAAGCTTCCATTTGGAGTCCATGTAAATACATTGCCATCACCCCCAAGGGAAAGTGTTACACTATCACCGGCACAGATACTTGTATCAGAAGGAATATTTGTCGCAAAACTCGAAACACCGATAGTTACAGTGTCTTGAACAGTACATCCACCAACAAATGTATAATCAACTATATAATCAGTTGTAGTATCAGGGAATACAAAAGGATCTACAACAGTATCATTGCTTATATTGTAATTAGGTGTCCAAAGTACAGCAGCCTCACCTGAAGGTGCTTCACAAACATTAAAGCGGATATTTGGCCTTTGTGTATAGCTGGATGGAGCTGTTAAGCTACAGCCTATTGAACCATCTGCCCAGTCGTGCAATGAAGATGTATAACTGGTAGAACTGTACCTTACCTGGTCACTGCTTGTCCAGGCTGTATTGTTGAAACAAACTTCTATGATAATATTGGACACGCCATCCCAGTCAAAAGTATTGCTCAATGTATGCGTGTTCCAGCCAGTTGTGCTATTAATAGTAGAAGGACCAAAAACAGTTGTGAAGGATCCTGTCGCAAAACTTGAACTGGAAAGTTGGTTCAGGCTGGTACAACTCATTCTTATAGTATATCCAGAATAAGCTTGCGAACTGTTTTTTGTAGCTACATCCCAAGCCAAAGAAGTAATTGTACCACTTGTAATTCCGGCAGCGGCAAGTTCAGATGCCCGGAATAGGTATTGCACCCTACTATCTTCGTAAAAACCATAATAAGGTGTAGCGGAACTCGAGCTTGTTGTAGAATTACCAACTTGATATATAGCAGAAGGTCTGCCGGCACATTGGGTGCTATTGGCACCACATTCTAAATTTGCTGGTGGTGGATTTCCAGTAGCCTGTAGTCCCAGTTGCAAAGTATCTCCAGGATTACAAATAAATGTATCTCCGGGAGTAATTTCTATACCATAACCACCTTGAGGGGCTAAAGTAATTTCTCCCGAACCGTAACAAAGTGTATCCTGAACTTCTACCCGGTAAACTGTAGTATCATTAACTATGGTATAAGGCCTGGCTGAATCAGGTTCAGATACAGCGGAAGCAGGAGTCCAGCTATAAGTGTAGCCTGGGTCTGAAGGGTCGCAAATTGTAAAAGTGACATTGGGCAATTCAGAGTAACTGAAAGAAGGTGAAAGGGCACAACCATTGGATACGTTGTTTTGATAATTTCGAGCCATTGCAGTGTAGCCAACTGAAGTAGTAATTAGTTCATCATCCCCACCTGGTGCAGCTCCGCCTGGGTTGGTATAGCAAAATTCAATTACTATGTTTGATTCCCCGTCCCAATCATATTCCTGGAACTGGTATAAATTAAAGTTTAAAGTTCCTTGAAAAATATTGTAATTCTGAGGTCCCCAAACTGTTGTGTTAACGGGCAGAAAATTAGTGGTACTGAGATTGTCCTCTTCAGTACATCCCATTTTGATGGTCAGATTTTCATAAGTCCCGCCAAAACCACCGCCACTTTGAATAACAGCGGCTTCAAAAGCAAGTCTGTATATGGTTCCAGAGTTCATCCCCGCAGCTTTTAGATCAGATGCTCGGTAGAGTAATTGTGAGCGTCCCACATCATTAGAACCTGAAAAAGGAGAGGCGAAATAGGATGTGGAATCAGTGCCGACAGGCCTTTGAACAGGTATTCTACCCGGTCCACAACCTGTTATAGCAGGCCCGCAAGCTAAGGGGAACAGCTCTAAGTCGAAGTTGACAGTATCCCCGGGACAAATAACTTCTTTATCTGCAAGTACATTAACTTTTGGTCCTACGCCTACTACATTTAAAGTAATGGTATCCCTAATAGTACAGCCAGTATCTGAAGTTACTGTAAGGAACATATCCGTAGTAGTATCCACCAAAGCAGTTGGTGTAGCAATGAATGGATCATCTATGGCACTGGCAGGAGCCCACTCATAAGTATAAGGTCCCCATTGAGCGTCTGTTACTGCTTCAAGGTCTTGAGCTCCATTTCTACACACATTTATGGTGTCATTGGCAGGCAATACATCCAAAAGAAAATCAGGTACTCTTTCCACTACTATTGTATCAGTATTTTTACAATTGGAAGAAAGATTACTGGTTACAATGTATTCCTGGGTTTGCGAAGGCGATGCCAATGGTCTTCTAATGGTAGAATCTGAAAGCCCATCAGCAGGGCTCCATGTAAAACTGTTGCCACCAACTACATTTAGTTGAAGCGGACCACCAGCAGGACAGTATTGTAAATCCGGACCGGCAAAGGTTCCTGCTAATACAAAAATATTGACCGAAGTAATTTCAACTGCTTCAATAGGACATTGACTTTGGTCACCTGCTTCAATAACCAGCACATTGTTTCCTGTGTCGAGCCCTGTAGGCACCCAAGTAAAAGTCCCGAATAAAGTGTCTCCAGTGGCACTTGTATCTGTAACAAATGAAGAGCCTGGGATACCTTGTGCAGAATTGGTTAAAAGCACTAAATCATTGGTTCCGCCTGCTGTAGTATCTACAACATACATATGAAAGGTTAAACTGTCGCCCGGGCAGATTTCTATACTTGATGGCCCGGTAACAACGCCTCCGCTTACATTTGAGGTGTCTGGTGATACATTGTTAACCGGTTGATCTGAACAGTAACTGCTGTTAATAGATACCTGGATATCACGCATGGTAGAACCGACCAGAACCCCATTTCTGAATTCTTCAACCAGAATGGTTATTACCACAAACTGGTTTCCGGTTGGAGTAAAACTTATTTGGCCTGTATTGGGATCTACTGTAAACGGGGTAGATGTATTTAATGGGTTGCTCGGAGAGAATCCACTTACATATGGAATAGGTTGTCCATTATCCAATGGGTTTATAGATGTGAATACCAATGAATCTCCATCAACATCGACTGCCCCCTGGTTATAGTTGAACAAACGTCCTTCACAAACATAAGGTACGGGCAGGGTTGTAAATTGAGGTGAATTATTGCACCCAACAGTATTGTTTAAAGTAGTTTCTATATAAAGGTCTTGCGAAGCAGGACTCTGTAAGTTGGTGATATCCGGATTTCTACAGCAAAGATTATAAGCAATTGTCCAATCGGGGCATTGCGTATTAAGTTGTACTATACCAGAATAGGTATATTGTTCTACACCTAAAAATGAACCTGAACCACAATTACTTGAGGAAGCCAGGTTATCACATAATGGTGTAACATCCGCTCCATTTGGCACCAATTCTCCATCTACTAATATTGAATCTAACTGAGAAAGTGTTACCGATTGGTCAGCACCACAGCCACTTGGGCTGAATATGTTAACAGAAGCAGAATTAGGAGCACTAATTCCATCGCAGAACCGATAAAAATTCATTCTAATTTCAAAACTATCATTGCCAAGGCACACATAACTGATATCCGCACCCATCGCATGAGATGCTTTAACCTCTTGAGCAGTATTGACGAAAAAAAACAATCCTAAAAAACTCAGTGATAAGTATTTCAAAAAAGTATACATAGCATGTTAAATTTTCTTATTTATAGCAAGGTTCTGAAGTCAAAAGTACAAAAATATTCTCATTGCAAAGCCTATTAACCTGAGTTCAGAAATTATTTATTGCTCAGAATGCCAGAAAATAGTGAGATTCGACTGGAAATATTGATGGAATAGCGGGCTATTTTGAGATATTTCCAGGAAGAAGATTGCTGTTTTCTGGCATTTGAAATCCATAAAACGCAATTTGCTGCGTTGCATTCCCGTCCGCATGGAGCATCCGGGCGGATGCTTGGTTTATCCCGATAGACCTTCTCAAATGCGCCTTGCCTATTGCGTTTTCTTGCCCGAACCTGAAGGGGCGGGAGTGAATTTCCCCGACTAAAGTCCTGCCCGCCTGTCCCAGTTCGGGCAGGACTTTAGTCGGGCAGGTGAGCTCTTAAATAATTATCGAACTCAGGTTTTAAGCATTTTATTGAGAAAGATGATTTTCCTTCTTGCCGCTAAATTCTCTATTTTTGTAAAATATAATTCTGAGAAAATAATGAATTCCAAATACATTACCTATTTTTCTGTCCTATTTTTACTTTTTTTTTCTGCCTGTAAGGAAGAACCTTGTGAAGATGTGATTTGTGCCAATGGAATTCCACTACAAGATGGTTATGAATGTATTTGTCTTTGTGATCGGGGTTGGTTTGGGGATAACTGCGACAGGGAAGATCCTTGTCAGACTCAAACCATAAACTGTTACAATGGAGGGACTTGTGTAAATGGAAATTGTCTTTGTGATGTTGGTTTTGAAGGAGATACTTGTGAAATTTTAGTGCGCGATTATTTTATAGGTAATTATTCTGCCGCTTTGGAATGCCCCCCCGATGTTCAAAACATCAATTTTTCTATTCAGGCGCCCGATTCGCTTGTAAATGATGCTACTGAACTTGTGATTTTCAATTTGACCAATCAGGCATACTTGTTCGATGGCAGGGTCAATGAACAGGGAATTGTTCTTATTCCTCAGCAAAGTATTCAATCCGGCACTGTTATTATTGATGGTACTATAAGAAAAACAATAGAAGGCTTTACAATTGAATTTCAAAAAACGGATAGTGTAGGATCTCAATTTTGCACTATTAATATAGTAAAGTAAAGTAAAGTCAAGAGTGTTTTTATCCCCCATTTTTTAGCTTATCAATAGGAGTGAATTGATTTTAATAAATAATTTCAAGACTGCTAAGAAATTATTAAATCATCTCTACTTATTGTATATTCGCACTCTAACCAAAAACAAATAAAACATGAAAAATCTAAAATTATTTTTGCTATTGCTAATTCCTGCACTATTTGTTTTCACCGGCTGTGGTGAAGATGATGAAGACAAGGATTTGTCGCCTACAATTAATTTTCTCGGTGGATCTCAGTTTGTCAGTGATG from Chitinophagales bacterium encodes:
- a CDS encoding PorP/SprF family type IX secretion system membrane protein; the encoded protein is MTFSKISIVSLAAFLIFGLQEVKSQDIHYSQFYASPLTLNPALTGKVNGSYRIAGIYRDQWQGLFRTPSGSFDMPFIIGGNNMDALGAGLMISNDMQNDKTWNHLQVMASVAYHKGLGSKGNHQLSLGIQGGYVQKRLDQQNLDFASEWDGRGFGDTQNGVNIDNNSATYGDFNAGLFYSGMLSKNFTIFTGFSLFHLFTPKEDFISGGDDQLARRYVAHGGLDWRVHKVLSILPGVYYQSQASAREINFGNNFGIHVMEKPGKEATLFLGAWYRWEDAVIAMAGLEYNKFRVGFSYDVTTSDLNNGVSQNNAWEISLIYIGDIIRPTDDNLYLFCPRY
- a CDS encoding gliding motility-associated C-terminal domain-containing protein, coding for MYTFLKYLSLSFLGLFFFVNTAQEVKASHAMGADISYVCLGNDSFEIRMNFYRFCDGISAPNSASVNIFSPSGCGADQSVTLSQLDSILVDGELVPNGADVTPLCDNLASSSNCGSGSFLGVEQYTYSGIVQLNTQCPDWTIAYNLCCRNPDITNLQSPASQDLYIETTLNNTVGCNNSPQFTTLPVPYVCEGRLFNYNQGAVDVDGDSLVFTSINPLDNGQPIPYVSGFSPSNPLNTSTPFTVDPNTGQISFTPTGNQFVVITILVEEFRNGVLVGSTMRDIQVSINSSYCSDQPVNNVSPDTSNVSGGVVTGPSSIEICPGDSLTFHMYVVDTTAGGTNDLVLLTNSAQGIPGSSFVTDTSATGDTLFGTFTWVPTGLDTGNNVLVIEAGDQSQCPIEAVEITSVNIFVLAGTFAGPDLQYCPAGGPLQLNVVGGNSFTWSPADGLSDSTIRRPLASPSQTQEYIVTSNLSSNCKNTDTIVVERVPDFLLDVLPANDTINVCRNGAQDLEAVTDAQWGPYTYEWAPASAIDDPFIATPTALVDTTTDMFLTVTSDTGCTIRDTITLNVVGVGPKVNVLADKEVICPGDTVNFDLELFPLACGPAITGCGPGRIPVQRPVGTDSTSYFASPFSGSNDVGRSQLLYRASDLKAAGMNSGTIYRLAFEAAVIQSGGGFGGTYENLTIKMGCTEEDNLSTTNFLPVNTTVWGPQNYNIFQGTLNFNLYQFQEYDWDGESNIVIEFCYTNPGGAAPGGDDELITTSVGYTAMARNYQNNVSNGCALSPSFSYSELPNVTFTICDPSDPGYTYSWTPASAVSEPDSARPYTIVNDTTVYRVEVQDTLCYGSGEITLAPQGGYGIEITPGDTFICNPGDTLQLGLQATGNPPPANLECGANSTQCAGRPSAIYQVGNSTTSSSSATPYYGFYEDSRVQYLFRASELAAAGITSGTITSLAWDVATKNSSQAYSGYTIRMSCTSLNQLSSSSFATGSFTTVFGPSTINSTTGWNTHTLSNTFDWDGVSNIIIEVCFNNTAWTSSDQVRYSSTSYTSSLHDWADGSIGCSLTAPSSYTQRPNIRFNVCEAPSGEAAVLWTPNYNISNDTVVDPFVFPDTTTDYIVDYTFVGGCTVQDTVTIGVSSFATNIPSDTSICAGDSVTLSLGGDGNVFTWTPNGSLTCGTCAEVTAFPDTTTTYNVLIEDSVTGCSEEFNITVAINELPDVNILMDSIVCFIDSITLNAGEGYTSYFWNDESTDSFLVAYSAGEYFVEVTDSFGCANSDTVTLKEGVAPDFNLPNDTIICDIDSFVLEGPSGDYDYYWSNASNDSTISAFVSGTYSLTVVDTIGCASSDSVNLLLNEAADLNLGNDTVICEGTTYTLDPGIPANDFDFLWSDGITTDPTFTVSSEGLYSLTITDTSGCTSEDSIYITYNNGPAVDLGPDRGYCIGQSTILNPGTPLVYDYTWGPVSSNAPQLSVNTTDLYSVTVVNEFSCPGTDSVFIEFADPEVEISGVTAICDGEPATLEASPGFATYFWLPGEENTQSITVTDPGQYSVSVVDSNGCEAQASVTVSLFNVTPIELGPDQMYCYNESVTIGVDDSIYVSYEWAPNGDTTALIDVSISDQYTVTATDANGCTTSDSISVEQYPETPLELEDINTCSEFTTNFDAGSAYIEYTWSTGDSTQSITITEHGNYSLTAVDSFNCSYIDEFSVVEVPFEVEASADPNIIELGESSVLTVTGNGSGDYGYVWTADPEDESLTDPNAAEPSVSPEEQQNIYTVVVTDSSSGCVAEDTTLLLVNSEYALPNAFMPNGNNADNQYFDVIGASTVKTFQIFNRWGELVYNNDSPSTGWDGTYNGKPQPVGTYIYYVVVLNASGEELPPITGNVSLIR
- a CDS encoding calcium-binding EGF-like domain-containing protein produces the protein MNSKYITYFSVLFLLFFSACKEEPCEDVICANGIPLQDGYECICLCDRGWFGDNCDREDPCQTQTINCYNGGTCVNGNCLCDVGFEGDTCEILVRDYFIGNYSAALECPPDVQNINFSIQAPDSLVNDATELVIFNLTNQAYLFDGRVNEQGIVLIPQQSIQSGTVIIDGTIRKTIEGFTIEFQKTDSVGSQFCTINIVK